A single genomic interval of Bacillus spongiae harbors:
- a CDS encoding RNA degradosome polyphosphate kinase — translation MKENDLSTLKKHDFSLPQYYNNRELSWLAFNERVLGEAQDAENPLFEKMKFLAIFSSNLDEFFMVRVAGLKDQVKAGFNKPENKAGLTPMQQLKEISKKNHELVELQYKTLNQLVIPSLKEEGVMILETKDLTLSQKDYLRKYFEEQIYPVLTPMAVDAYRPFPMLLNKSLNIVVMLKDNCAQVGSHQKVAIVQVPSVLNRFVPLPHEDGKESYILLEDVIQQHISLLFNGFEVLSKCPFRITRNADMTIHEEGARDLLLEIEKELKKRKWGSAVRLEVNEEIDSKVLLYLLDQLEIHKDDVYKINGPLDLTHLFGFIKELLPKREHLSYQAFIPQSPKDLSSREDLFEKSLHKDLLFHHPYESFEPVVDFVSVAANDPDVLAIKQTLYRVSGDSPVIEALKRAAENGKQVTVLVELKARFDEENNVQWAKELEKAGCHVIYGMTYLKTHSKITLVVRRKNGHIERFVHLGTGNYNDQTAKLYTDLGLITSKRKIGIDATNFFNFLSGFSEKPDFHHLVIAPFDIRDEFIRLIEAEIQYHKKHGNGRIICKMNSLTDKVLIMKLYEASAIGVNIDLIIRGICSLKPGIPTISENIRVISIVGRFLEHSRVYYFHHNGEGKMYLSSADMMTRNMVKRVEILFPIFEGILKQRLYHMLQLQLQDNVKAREQDSNGIYHYVSNKEQEEHINSQLEMTKEAYRLLEDEE, via the coding sequence ATGAAAGAAAATGATTTATCGACGCTAAAGAAACACGACTTTTCATTACCTCAATATTATAATAATCGAGAGTTGAGCTGGCTAGCTTTTAATGAAAGAGTGTTAGGTGAGGCGCAAGATGCTGAAAATCCACTCTTTGAAAAAATGAAATTTTTAGCTATTTTTAGTAGTAATTTAGATGAGTTTTTTATGGTAAGGGTAGCCGGACTAAAGGACCAAGTTAAAGCGGGTTTTAATAAGCCAGAGAATAAAGCGGGACTTACTCCCATGCAACAGCTTAAAGAAATTAGTAAAAAAAATCACGAGCTTGTTGAACTACAGTATAAGACGTTAAACCAACTGGTCATACCATCTTTAAAAGAAGAAGGCGTCATGATACTTGAGACAAAAGATTTGACATTATCGCAAAAAGATTATTTGAGAAAATACTTTGAAGAACAAATATATCCTGTATTAACTCCTATGGCAGTAGATGCCTATCGCCCCTTCCCGATGCTTCTTAACAAAAGTTTAAATATTGTTGTGATGCTAAAAGACAATTGTGCTCAGGTTGGAAGCCATCAAAAAGTGGCGATTGTTCAAGTACCATCCGTATTGAATCGATTTGTTCCTCTACCACATGAGGATGGAAAGGAATCTTACATTTTATTAGAAGACGTCATTCAACAGCATATTTCCTTATTGTTTAACGGATTTGAAGTCCTTTCAAAGTGTCCTTTTCGTATTACACGAAATGCAGACATGACGATTCATGAAGAGGGAGCAAGGGATTTATTATTAGAGATTGAAAAAGAGCTAAAAAAAAGAAAATGGGGCTCTGCTGTTCGTTTAGAAGTAAATGAAGAAATTGATTCAAAAGTTCTATTGTATTTACTAGACCAATTGGAGATTCATAAGGATGATGTATACAAAATAAACGGCCCCCTTGATTTGACTCATTTATTTGGTTTCATTAAAGAATTACTTCCAAAACGTGAACATCTTAGTTATCAAGCATTTATTCCACAGTCCCCAAAAGATTTGTCATCAAGAGAGGATTTATTTGAAAAAAGTCTCCACAAAGACTTACTTTTTCACCATCCATATGAGTCCTTCGAACCTGTAGTGGATTTCGTTTCAGTTGCTGCAAATGACCCTGATGTCTTAGCAATCAAACAAACCCTTTATCGTGTAAGTGGTGATTCGCCTGTTATTGAAGCATTAAAAAGAGCGGCTGAAAATGGGAAACAAGTAACGGTTCTTGTAGAGTTGAAAGCTAGGTTTGATGAAGAAAATAATGTTCAATGGGCTAAAGAACTTGAAAAAGCAGGTTGCCATGTCATTTATGGAATGACTTATTTAAAAACACATAGTAAAATTACACTGGTAGTTAGAAGGAAAAATGGACATATTGAACGGTTTGTCCATCTAGGCACTGGAAATTACAATGATCAGACTGCAAAGTTGTATACAGATTTAGGGCTCATTACGTCAAAGAGGAAGATAGGAATAGATGCGACAAACTTTTTTAATTTCTTGAGTGGCTTTAGTGAGAAGCCAGATTTTCATCATCTCGTTATTGCACCCTTTGATATTCGAGACGAATTTATTCGGTTAATTGAAGCGGAAATTCAATATCATAAAAAACACGGTAATGGTCGAATTATTTGTAAGATGAATTCTCTAACAGATAAAGTCCTTATCATGAAGTTATATGAAGCTTCAGCAATTGGTGTAAATATAGATTTAATTATTCGAGGCATCTGCTCTCTGAAACCAGGTATTCCAACAATAAGCGAAAACATTCGGGTTATTAGCATTGTAGGTCGTTTTTTAGAGCATAGTCGTGTTTATTATTTTCATCATAATGGGGAAGGGAAGATGTATCTGTCTTCAGCCGATATGATGACAAGAAATATGGTGAAGCGGGTAGAAATACTATTCCCGATTTTTGAAGGAATACTAAAACAGCGGTTGTATCACATGTTACAGCTACAATTACAAGATAATGTTAAAGCAAGAGAACAGGATTCGAATGGTATTTATCACTATGTTTCAAATAAAGAGCAAGAAGAGCACATCAATAGTCAGCTAGAAATGACTAAGGAAGCTTATCGATTATTAGAGGATGAAGAGTGA
- a CDS encoding Ppx/GppA family phosphatase has protein sequence MEKKAIIDIGSNTIRLVIFESLSTGMVKEKENVKTVARLRSFLNNNNELSQKGKNVLLSILVSFKEILSFYNVENVRCVATATIRQATNAHEIVTEIKKQTGLEVKILSAKQEAYYGFIAAVHSTSIEEGISIDIGGGSTEITYFKNKKLIFSHSFPFGVVSLKEQFIKGNQLKEIERKQLQLFLISQFDSLPWLKNKQVKIITIGGSARNIAQIDQQKKKYPIAGVHQYEMGINDLKNIREELYPLQYHEIEKIEGLSKDRADIIIPAVEVFNQLYHYTNATGFLFSRKGLRDGLLIGADVGAITNEEIKQESINELALEYSLNYTHGEQMIFLTRKLWEELAREGYWEWDEEDSIMLQRAAFLYYLGAYIDDESSSQHTFYLLANKNINGFTHKERVQLALLASYKNKATQKQYLKLFDAWFEKEELKRMKGYGPILKSAYSLNATKRSVVKDLFIKRRSENEMLLTIYTKGDILAETYQFEKQKHHLEKFLKSTIQLDVIAM, from the coding sequence ATGGAAAAGAAAGCAATTATCGATATTGGCTCCAATACTATAAGGTTGGTAATCTTTGAATCATTATCTACAGGAATGGTGAAGGAGAAGGAAAACGTAAAGACTGTAGCCCGATTAAGAAGTTTTTTAAATAATAATAATGAACTTTCTCAAAAAGGAAAAAATGTACTGTTATCTATCTTAGTAAGTTTTAAGGAGATATTAAGTTTCTATAACGTGGAGAATGTCCGCTGTGTAGCAACGGCTACGATTCGTCAAGCGACTAATGCACACGAAATTGTTACAGAGATAAAGAAACAAACAGGGTTAGAGGTGAAAATTTTATCGGCAAAACAAGAAGCATATTACGGTTTTATAGCAGCCGTTCATTCCACCTCTATTGAAGAGGGAATTAGTATTGATATTGGTGGGGGAAGTACTGAGATTACGTACTTTAAAAATAAAAAACTAATTTTTTCTCATAGCTTTCCTTTTGGGGTGGTTTCCCTTAAGGAGCAATTTATTAAAGGAAATCAACTGAAGGAAATAGAAAGGAAACAACTTCAACTTTTTTTAATTAGTCAATTTGATTCACTTCCATGGCTAAAAAATAAACAAGTGAAAATCATAACAATCGGCGGAAGTGCTAGAAATATAGCTCAGATAGATCAGCAGAAAAAAAAATACCCCATAGCTGGTGTTCACCAATACGAAATGGGTATAAATGATCTAAAGAACATTAGAGAAGAACTTTATCCGTTACAATATCATGAGATCGAGAAAATTGAAGGGTTATCGAAGGACCGAGCAGATATTATCATTCCTGCGGTAGAGGTTTTTAATCAATTGTATCATTATACAAACGCCACAGGCTTTTTGTTTAGTCGAAAAGGGTTGCGAGATGGTTTATTAATTGGGGCAGATGTAGGTGCGATCACCAATGAAGAAATCAAACAGGAGAGCATAAACGAACTTGCACTTGAATACAGTTTAAATTACACACATGGGGAACAAATGATATTTTTAACAAGAAAATTATGGGAAGAATTAGCAAGAGAAGGATATTGGGAGTGGGACGAAGAAGATAGTATTATGCTTCAGAGAGCGGCATTTCTTTATTATTTGGGGGCCTATATTGATGATGAATCCAGTTCTCAACATACGTTTTATCTTCTTGCCAATAAGAATATTAATGGTTTTACCCATAAAGAAAGAGTGCAATTAGCCTTATTAGCTTCTTATAAAAATAAGGCGACACAAAAGCAATATTTAAAGCTATTTGATGCATGGTTTGAAAAAGAAGAATTAAAAAGAATGAAGGGTTACGGTCCTATCTTAAAGTCTGCTTATAGTTTGAATGCAACAAAAAGAAGTGTTGTGAAGGACTTATTCATTAAGCGTCGATCAGAAAATGAGATGCTGTTGACGATTTATACGAAAGGAGATATTCTTGCGGAAACATACCAGTTTGAGAAGCAAAAACACCATTTAGAAAAGTTCTTGAAAAGTACTATTCAATTAGATGTTATCGCAATGTAG
- a CDS encoding glutaredoxin family protein — MNKVVIYTQPDCPPCEIVKLFLKDQGISYVEKNIKEDKKAKRELIHELQSFSTPTTIVNDTVIKGFQLEEIQSALQN; from the coding sequence TTGAATAAAGTTGTCATCTATACTCAACCAGATTGTCCACCATGCGAAATCGTTAAATTATTTTTAAAGGACCAAGGAATTTCATATGTTGAAAAAAACATTAAAGAGGATAAAAAAGCAAAGAGAGAATTAATACATGAACTTCAATCTTTCTCGACCCCAACAACCATTGTAAATGATACGGTTATTAAAGGATTTCAATTGGAAGAAATCCAATCTGCATTACAAAATTAA
- a CDS encoding YkuJ family protein, producing the protein MSQLMGIIQRLKTMQETQDNGEVPQRFFEVNGKKLCQVKYFPSTDTFELEVYGSDKKTNKYPFDDIDITAIEIFELLQEEND; encoded by the coding sequence ATGTCTCAATTAATGGGGATTATTCAAAGGTTGAAAACAATGCAAGAAACACAAGATAACGGTGAAGTACCTCAACGCTTCTTTGAAGTGAACGGAAAGAAATTGTGCCAAGTTAAATATTTCCCGTCAACTGACACTTTCGAGTTAGAAGTTTACGGATCGGATAAAAAGACAAATAAATATCCTTTTGATGATATTGACATTACTGCCATTGAGATTTTTGAATTATTACAAGAGGAAAATGATTAA
- the fadH gene encoding 2,4-dienoyl-CoA reductase, protein MGEKVVIVTGGSNGMGKYMAKKMADEGWNVLITGRNKERLVEAQQEIQGENGRVEIFQMDVRVEEHVDGMVQFAHETFGRIDSLINNAAGNFISPAEKLSFNGWNSVINIVLNGTFYCSSKVGNYWIEQGIKGSIINMVATYAWNAGAGVSHSAAAKAGVLSLTRTLAVEWGNKYGIRVNAIAPGPIDKTGGAEKLWTSEEAAKRTINSIPLKRLGQPEEIADLAHFLLSEKASYINGDCITMDGGQWLNQVPF, encoded by the coding sequence ATGGGAGAGAAGGTTGTTATAGTTACAGGTGGTTCAAATGGAATGGGAAAGTATATGGCAAAGAAGATGGCAGATGAAGGTTGGAATGTATTAATTACAGGAAGAAACAAAGAACGACTAGTAGAAGCACAACAAGAAATACAAGGGGAAAATGGCAGAGTTGAAATTTTTCAAATGGATGTTCGTGTTGAGGAGCATGTTGACGGAATGGTTCAGTTCGCTCATGAAACGTTTGGTCGAATCGATTCTTTAATCAATAATGCTGCGGGTAATTTTATTAGTCCGGCTGAGAAATTATCTTTTAACGGTTGGAATTCAGTTATTAATATTGTACTAAACGGGACTTTTTATTGTTCAAGCAAGGTAGGAAATTATTGGATTGAACAAGGTATTAAAGGAAGCATTATTAATATGGTGGCAACATATGCTTGGAATGCAGGGGCTGGAGTATCTCATTCTGCTGCAGCGAAAGCCGGAGTATTATCCTTAACGAGAACCCTTGCGGTTGAGTGGGGGAATAAATATGGAATTCGCGTAAATGCAATTGCTCCAGGACCAATTGATAAAACAGGTGGTGCAGAAAAGCTTTGGACTTCAGAGGAAGCGGCTAAGAGAACCATAAATTCCATTCCATTAAAACGATTAGGGCAACCAGAAGAAATTGCTGACCTAGCGCATTTCTTATTATCTGAAAAGGCAAGCTATATCAACGGAGATTGTATTACTATGGATGGCGGTCAATGGTTGAATCAGGTCCCTTTCTAA